One stretch of Pigmentiphaga aceris DNA includes these proteins:
- a CDS encoding methionine ABC transporter ATP-binding protein, with product MIQLDQVSKRFATPQGQTFTAVEPTSLQIGAGEIHGIIGFSGAGKSTLLRLINLLEVPSGGRVIVDGKDLTALSKTDLRTARRNIGMIFQHFNLLHNRTVAGNVAFALEVAGTPRAQIAARVKECLDIVGLSDKTDSYPSRLSGGQKQRVAIARALASHPQILLCDEPTSALDPYTTRDILEVLADINARLGVTIVIVSHSMSVVRAICDTISVMDAGNIVERIDLADSVVTPVTEVARKLLDDVPTNVNVRRLNALRAAA from the coding sequence ATGATCCAGCTCGACCAGGTAAGCAAACGTTTTGCGACGCCCCAAGGCCAGACCTTTACGGCGGTAGAACCCACGTCTCTGCAGATTGGTGCCGGTGAAATCCACGGCATCATCGGCTTCTCGGGCGCGGGCAAATCTACCTTGCTGCGTCTGATCAACCTGCTCGAAGTGCCGAGCGGCGGTCGCGTGATCGTCGACGGCAAGGATCTCACCGCCTTGTCGAAGACCGATTTGCGCACCGCACGTCGCAACATCGGCATGATTTTTCAGCACTTCAACCTGCTGCATAACCGCACGGTTGCCGGAAATGTGGCATTCGCGCTGGAAGTCGCCGGTACGCCGCGCGCCCAGATCGCTGCCCGCGTGAAGGAATGCCTGGACATCGTTGGCCTGAGTGACAAGACCGACAGCTATCCCTCACGCCTGTCGGGTGGCCAGAAGCAGCGCGTGGCCATCGCACGCGCGCTTGCCAGCCATCCGCAGATTCTGCTGTGCGACGAGCCCACGTCTGCGCTCGATCCCTACACCACCCGCGACATTCTGGAAGTGCTGGCCGACATCAATGCCCGCCTGGGCGTGACCATTGTCATCGTCAGCCATTCCATGAGCGTGGTGCGCGCCATCTGCGACACGATTTCCGTCATGGATGCCGGCAATATTGTCGAACGCATCGACCTGGCCGATTCAGTCGTCACCCCCGTTACCGAAGTCGCTCGTAAGTTGCTCGACGACGTCCCCACCAATGTCAACGTCCGTCGTTTGAACGCACTCCGAGCTGCAGCATGA
- a CDS encoding methionine ABC transporter permease — protein sequence MISEELLSIGPDLVVAIGQTFLMLAIALASALFIGGPLGVLLLLTGPGQTLDRPVLHRVLSVIVNLVRSFPFIILLVALVPFTRVIAGTTIGPLAAAVPLSFAAIPYFARLVEQSLREVPRGVIEAAHAMGASDLQIIWKVLILEARSGLVLAATVMSVSFLSYSAVAGVVGGGGIGDLAIRFGYYRFQTDVMVLTVAVLVVLVQIIQWAGSFLARRLDKR from the coding sequence ATGATTTCCGAAGAACTTCTCTCTATCGGCCCCGACCTCGTCGTTGCCATCGGCCAGACTTTCCTGATGCTGGCCATTGCCCTGGCCAGCGCGCTGTTCATCGGTGGCCCGCTGGGCGTGCTGCTGCTGTTGACCGGCCCCGGCCAGACGCTGGATCGCCCGGTGCTGCACCGAGTGCTCAGCGTGATCGTGAACCTGGTGCGGTCCTTCCCGTTCATCATCTTGCTGGTTGCGCTGGTGCCATTCACCCGCGTGATCGCCGGCACCACCATCGGCCCGCTGGCCGCTGCCGTGCCGCTGTCCTTTGCCGCCATTCCGTACTTTGCGCGCCTGGTCGAACAATCGCTGCGCGAAGTGCCGCGCGGCGTGATCGAAGCAGCTCATGCAATGGGCGCATCCGACCTGCAGATCATCTGGAAAGTGCTGATTCTTGAAGCCCGTTCCGGCCTGGTGCTGGCAGCCACCGTGATGTCGGTCAGCTTCCTGTCGTACTCGGCGGTGGCCGGCGTGGTCGGCGGCGGCGGTATCGGTGACCTAGCCATCCGTTTCGGTTATTACCGCTTCCAGACCGACGTGATGGTGCTGACCGTCGCGGTGCTGGTGGTGCTTGTGCAGATCATTCAATGGGCTGGCAGCTTCCTGGCACGCCGACTCGATAAGCGCTGA
- a CDS encoding MetQ/NlpA family ABC transporter substrate-binding protein encodes MFARAVTSAVSASVSVKSVKTFLFAAVLAASLTPLGAQAQDAQKKNLVFGATAGPYADQIKWGIKPILEKQGYTVKVVEFADYVQPNHALADGALDANAFQHIVYLNKFASDHKLALSPLVQVPTAPIGLYSNKFKNVSEVKDGARVAIPNDPTNLARALIMLQDLGWIKIKANFNPVTASEKDVESSAKNIKLVPLEAAQLPRSLADTDFSFVNGNFAIASGLKLTDALSLEAIPDQYMNLVAVRTADKDRQFVKDIAAAYRSAEFGDVVKQRFAGFYVPKK; translated from the coding sequence ATGTTTGCACGCGCAGTCACGTCCGCAGTTTCCGCATCTGTCTCGGTCAAGTCAGTCAAGACCTTCCTGTTTGCCGCGGTGCTCGCGGCATCCCTGACACCGCTCGGTGCGCAGGCGCAAGACGCCCAGAAGAAGAACCTGGTATTCGGTGCCACCGCCGGTCCCTACGCGGACCAGATCAAGTGGGGCATCAAGCCGATTCTGGAAAAGCAGGGCTACACCGTCAAGGTGGTGGAATTCGCCGACTACGTGCAGCCCAATCATGCGCTGGCCGATGGTGCACTCGACGCCAATGCCTTCCAGCACATCGTCTACCTGAACAAGTTCGCGTCTGATCACAAGCTGGCGCTCAGCCCCTTGGTCCAGGTACCGACCGCGCCTATCGGCCTGTACAGCAACAAATTCAAGAACGTGTCCGAGGTCAAGGACGGTGCCCGCGTCGCAATCCCCAACGACCCGACCAACCTGGCGCGTGCGCTGATCATGTTGCAGGACCTGGGCTGGATCAAGATCAAGGCCAACTTCAATCCGGTCACGGCATCCGAGAAGGATGTGGAATCCAGCGCGAAGAACATCAAGCTGGTTCCGCTCGAAGCCGCACAACTGCCGCGCTCGCTGGCAGACACCGATTTCTCGTTCGTGAACGGCAACTTCGCGATTGCATCCGGCCTGAAGCTGACCGATGCGCTGTCGCTCGAAGCAATCCCGGACCAATACATGAACCTTGTCGCAGTGCGCACCGCAGACAAGGACCGCCAGTTCGTGAAAGATATCGCCGCGGCGTATCGCTCGGCAGAATTCGGCGATGTCGTGAAACAGCGCTTCGCCGGTTTCTACGTACCCAAGAAATAA
- a CDS encoding O-acetylhomoserine aminocarboxypropyltransferase/cysteine synthase family protein translates to MSDTTQNAPAWKLDTIAVHGGYRPDPTTRAAAVPIYQTVAFAFDDTQHGADLFDLKVAGNIYSRIMNPTNDVLEQRVAALEGGIAALVLASGQAAVTYAIQTIAEAGDNIVSASALYGGTYNLFAHTLPLSGITTRFADARDPASFAALIDDRTKAIFVESIGNPSGVVTDIAAIADVAHSHGIPLIVDNTVASPYLLRPIEHGADIVVQSLTKYLGGHGTSLGGAIIDSGKFPWAEHKARFNRLNEPDVSYHGVVYTEAFGPAAYIGRARVVPLRNTGAALAPFNAFLILQGIETLGLRMDRISENALKIAQFLEGHEKVEWVSYAGLPSHPDHALAKRYLGGKSSGILTFGVRGGRTGGAAFQDALKLFTRLVNIGDAKSLATHPASTTHRQLSPAELIKAGVREETVRLSVGIEHIDDLLADLTQALAAV, encoded by the coding sequence GTGAGCGACACCACCCAGAACGCACCCGCCTGGAAGCTGGACACGATTGCCGTCCACGGCGGCTACCGCCCCGATCCGACCACCCGCGCAGCGGCTGTGCCGATCTATCAGACTGTGGCCTTTGCGTTCGACGACACCCAGCACGGCGCAGACCTGTTCGACCTGAAGGTCGCAGGCAACATCTACTCGCGCATCATGAACCCCACCAACGACGTGCTGGAACAGCGCGTCGCGGCACTGGAAGGCGGCATTGCTGCGCTGGTGCTGGCATCGGGCCAGGCAGCGGTGACGTACGCGATCCAGACCATTGCCGAAGCCGGTGACAACATCGTGTCGGCCAGCGCTCTGTACGGTGGCACCTACAACCTGTTTGCCCACACCTTGCCGCTGTCGGGCATCACCACGCGGTTTGCCGACGCGCGCGATCCTGCAAGCTTCGCCGCATTGATCGACGACCGCACCAAGGCGATCTTCGTTGAGTCGATCGGCAACCCTTCGGGCGTCGTGACTGACATTGCCGCGATTGCCGACGTTGCCCATAGCCACGGCATTCCGCTGATCGTCGACAACACGGTGGCCAGCCCCTACTTGCTGCGCCCGATCGAACACGGTGCCGACATCGTCGTGCAATCGCTGACCAAGTATCTGGGCGGGCACGGTACCAGCCTGGGCGGCGCAATCATCGACTCGGGCAAGTTCCCGTGGGCTGAACACAAGGCGCGCTTCAACCGCCTGAACGAACCCGACGTCAGCTACCACGGCGTGGTCTACACCGAAGCCTTCGGCCCGGCCGCCTACATCGGTCGCGCGCGCGTCGTGCCGCTGCGCAATACCGGCGCAGCACTCGCCCCGTTCAATGCCTTCCTGATCTTGCAGGGCATCGAAACCCTGGGCCTGCGCATGGACCGCATCAGCGAAAACGCGCTGAAGATCGCGCAGTTCCTGGAAGGCCATGAGAAGGTGGAATGGGTCAGCTACGCTGGCTTGCCTTCGCACCCCGACCATGCCCTGGCCAAGCGCTACCTGGGCGGCAAGTCCTCGGGCATTCTGACCTTCGGCGTGCGCGGTGGCCGAACCGGCGGTGCCGCGTTCCAGGACGCGCTGAAGCTCTTCACACGTCTGGTCAATATCGGTGACGCCAAGTCGCTGGCCACGCATCCGGCATCGACCACGCATCGTCAGTTGTCGCCGGCAGAACTGATCAAGGCGGGCGTGCGCGAAGAAACCGTGCGTCTGTCGGTGGGTATCGAGCACATCGATGATTTGCTGGCTGATCTGACGCAGGCGCTGGCTGCTGTCTGA
- a CDS encoding YbhB/YbcL family Raf kinase inhibitor-like protein: MQVTSQSFQDGQAIPGEFAFAVPDATTRIALSANRNPHLAWHDVPAGTKSFVVVCHDPDVPSRGDDVNQADREVPASLPRVDFFHWLLLDIPATTTEIAAGAHSDAVTPCGKSGPDAAGGLRHGINDYTGWFANDEQMKGDYFGYDGPCPPWNDTLVHHYIFTVYALATPSLAVTGPLTGANVRAALASAQVLGQGSLTGLYSLNPSVAVA; encoded by the coding sequence ATGCAAGTCACCAGCCAGAGTTTCCAGGACGGCCAGGCAATCCCCGGCGAATTCGCTTTCGCAGTGCCCGATGCCACCACCCGCATCGCGCTGTCGGCCAATCGCAATCCGCATCTCGCTTGGCACGATGTGCCTGCGGGCACGAAGTCGTTCGTTGTTGTCTGCCATGACCCCGACGTGCCCAGCCGTGGCGATGATGTGAACCAGGCCGATCGCGAAGTGCCGGCCAGCTTGCCGCGTGTGGACTTCTTCCACTGGCTGCTGCTCGATATTCCGGCCACCACCACCGAGATCGCCGCAGGCGCGCACTCGGATGCGGTTACCCCGTGTGGCAAGTCCGGTCCTGACGCCGCAGGCGGTTTGCGCCACGGCATCAATGACTACACCGGCTGGTTTGCCAATGATGAACAGATGAAGGGCGACTACTTCGGTTACGACGGCCCGTGCCCGCCGTGGAACGACACCTTGGTGCACCACTACATCTTCACGGTCTATGCGCTGGCCACACCGTCGCTCGCCGTGACTGGCCCGCTGACGGGGGCGAACGTGCGTGCTGCGCTGGCGTCGGCGCAGGTGCTGGGGCAGGGCAGCCTGACCGGGCTTTACAGTCTGAACCCGTCGGTGGCGGTTGCTTGA
- a CDS encoding helix-turn-helix transcriptional regulator yields the protein MSLPIKAYPLPEAAADRQLPSGASLMARSVCQLARPCLTQPLHTPRFVFHEASLLQVLGGRLDLDAGIDGSIDRLSVDDTASLLLVEPNTCVDLMKTPDGPERPFRSVFMALPSDLLDAFYRAHPEKMNTNVTTNTTAPFHQIPFDDDLAATWLHVCNSAASAQVSDTRLHYRLMDLLTALAERGHRFRQTGPRGTAGRLRTLIGETPARHWTAHEAGSALAMSEATLRRRLAGEATRFEDVLIDTRMHHAMMLLQTTPLSIPRIALACGYQSRARFSERFRARFGYLPSSVR from the coding sequence ATGAGCTTGCCAATCAAGGCGTATCCCTTGCCCGAAGCTGCTGCAGACAGGCAACTGCCGTCGGGGGCATCGCTGATGGCGCGCAGCGTATGCCAACTTGCGCGGCCATGCCTGACCCAGCCGCTGCACACGCCACGCTTTGTTTTTCATGAGGCGAGCTTGTTGCAGGTGCTGGGTGGCCGGCTCGATCTTGATGCCGGTATCGACGGAAGTATCGATCGGCTATCGGTTGATGACACCGCATCATTGCTGCTGGTCGAACCGAATACATGTGTCGATCTAATGAAGACGCCCGATGGCCCTGAGCGGCCTTTCCGGTCCGTATTCATGGCCTTGCCGTCCGACTTGCTGGATGCGTTTTACCGGGCGCACCCAGAGAAGATGAATACCAACGTCACTACCAACACCACCGCACCATTCCACCAAATCCCGTTCGATGACGATCTGGCCGCGACGTGGCTGCATGTGTGCAACAGCGCAGCCTCAGCCCAAGTCAGCGACACACGATTGCACTACCGATTGATGGATTTGCTGACGGCGTTGGCCGAGCGTGGCCATCGCTTCCGTCAGACAGGGCCGCGCGGAACAGCGGGGCGCTTGCGCACGCTGATCGGCGAAACCCCGGCACGTCATTGGACTGCGCACGAAGCCGGCAGCGCATTGGCAATGAGCGAGGCAACCTTGCGCCGTCGCCTGGCCGGTGAGGCCACACGTTTCGAAGATGTGCTGATCGACACCCGCATGCATCACGCGATGATGCTGCTGCAAACCACGCCCTTGAGCATTCCGCGCATTGCGCTGGCCTGTGGTTACCAGTCGCGGGCGCGGTTCTCGGAACGCTTCCGAGCGCGCTTCGGCTATCTGCCGTCTTCGGTGCGCTGA